The Pseudoliparis swirei isolate HS2019 ecotype Mariana Trench chromosome 19, NWPU_hadal_v1, whole genome shotgun sequence genomic sequence ATCAAAGATTCTTTAGATTAGACACAAATCATGTCTGCCACATCAAGGTATAAATCAAAGTCAGAGGGTCTCTCTCGTGCTTCTTGGTCATGTAAATGAGCAACATTGACATCTACTGAGGGGAAGTTTGCAAAATCCTCAAGTTGACATGCTTTGCTCAAAGTGGAGGACCGGCAAAAAACGGGAGACTTTTGATTGATTTGAGGCATTTACTAAAATGCCAAAGACCTTGTCTGTAATGCTACTTCCCTTTCACTTTGTCCTTACTCTTGTCCTTTGGTATACGACCCATGTTATAAAACTCTACATTTGGCCTCATGTCGGTGAGGTGGGCGAGTCGGTTGGACATGGCGAAGAAAGCAGCGATGGCAGCGATGTCCCACGCATCCTCGCGGTCAAAGCCCACTTCCTCCAAAGCCTGGAAATGTTGCTCTGTAACGGTGTCGCTGCGACACACAGCCATCGCAAAGTCCAGCATGGCGGTCTCCCGGGGTGACAGCTCTGCATTCTCGTAGTTAACAACAACCTGCATGAATATAGGGAAGTAGAACATGAGCCATTaagtgatttaaataaatatacaactttttggaataaagaaaaaaggcttATGCTCCGATTGATTAAGATGCCTGGTATAACTTAACCCTTTTGTGACAACTAGTCATTTTTTATGATAAAAAGCAAAGCAAAGGCAAAAGAATCAATTGAAGTTTATACCTGGTCAGAAAGAGTAGTTTTCTTAGAGTAGATGCGGTGCAGTGCACTGTGGGATACCACACAGTAAAGACATTTGTTGTGGACACTGGTAGCGACTACAATCAGCTCACGATCGGCCTTGGTCAATCCGCCTGGAAGACAGCAGACATTATTGTGACCTTTTGAAGCCAATAACATTgatatttacttgattttagTAAAGACAGTGGTTGAAAAGTTTCAATTTACACCTCTGAGAATGCCGAGGCTTAGTGTTAGATCGAGTTGTCCACAGTAGATTTTGTTGCGAGTGTGATTGCTTCAAGGCCAATATGGCTAAACACAtgtaacaactagaatgggcactcggtagagcgcataccttcgcatatcacaagattgggcattgaattattaacattttggcattagttgcatgccaattggataaaaattgaccgtgctatggtaaaaataagattttgaccttttcatgacctggaccttgacctttaacccgattgatcccaaaatctaatcaaatggtccccggataataaccaatcatcccaccaaatttcatgcgattcggtttaatactttttgtgttatgcaaataacacgcatacaaataaataaatacacggcgatcaaaacataaccttccacattttcaactagaatgggcactcggtagagcgcataccttcttatatcacaagattgggcattgaattatgaacattttggcattagttgcatgccaattggacaaaaatgtatcgtgctatggtaaaaaaagtttgacctttccatgaccttgacctttgacccgattgatcccaaaatctaatcaaatggtccccggataataaccaatcatcccaccaaatttcatgcgattcagaacattttgacctgttcatgacctttgaccttgacctttgacccgatcgatcccaaaatctagtcaactggtccccggataataaacaatcatcccaccaaatttcatgcgattcggttctatactttttgagttctgcgaaagattttgacctgttcatgacctttgacctttgacccgatcgatcccaaaatctaatcaactggtccccggataataaacaatcatcccaccaaatttcatgcgattcggttcaatactttttgagttctgcgaaagattttgacctgttcatgacctttgacccgatcgatcccaaaatctaatcaactggtccccggataataaacaatcatcccaccaaatttcatgcgattcggttcaatactttttgagatttgcgaataacacgcatacaaataaagaaataaataaatggcgatcaaaacataaccttccggcattttcaatgcgaaggtaatgaaggtAAAAAGCCACATAGTGGTTATCCAATAACTAAGCACCTGTTCAGTTTTACTTCacgaaaatgtaaaaacaataaagtgcaattggagtttaaaacaaaatgaaactagaatgggcactcggtagagcgcataccttcgcatatcacaagattgggcattgaattatgaacattttggcattagttgcatgccaattggacaaaaatgtatcgtgctatggtaaaaaaagagtttgacctttccatgaccttgaccttttacccgattgatcccaaaatctaatcaaatggtccccggataataaccaatcatcccaccaaatttcaggcgattcaagaacattttgacctgttcatgacctttgacctttgacccgatcgatcccaaaatctaatcaactggtccccggataataaacaatgatcccaccaaatttcatgcgattcggttcaatactttttgagttctgcgaaagattttgacctgttcatgacctttgacctttgacccgatcgatcccaaaatctaatcaactggtccccggataataaacaatcatcccaccaaattt encodes the following:
- the si:ch211-175m2.5 gene encoding uncharacterized protein si:ch211-175m2.5 isoform X2; translated protein: MARLRSVCVPRQKAAGVRLLSSDAPPENISRYPVPYKKDLPYDIVELMDEVESKGGFLPNVFKALSHRPAEFRAFFAYYNELMNKETGGLTKADRELIVVATSVHNKCLYCVVSHSALHRIYSKKTTLSDQVVVNYENAELSPRETAMLDFAMAVCRSDTVTEQHFQALEEVGFDREDAWDIAAIAAFFAMSNRLAHLTDMRPNVEFYNMGRIPKDKSKDKVKGK
- the si:ch211-175m2.5 gene encoding uncharacterized protein si:ch211-175m2.5 isoform X1, with translation MASNLVSKLIRPHTFTQLARLRSVCVPRQKAAGVRLLSSDAPPENISRYPVPYKKDLPYDIVELMDEVESKGGFLPNVFKALSHRPAEFRAFFAYYNELMNKETGGLTKADRELIVVATSVHNKCLYCVVSHSALHRIYSKKTTLSDQVVVNYENAELSPRETAMLDFAMAVCRSDTVTEQHFQALEEVGFDREDAWDIAAIAAFFAMSNRLAHLTDMRPNVEFYNMGRIPKDKSKDKVKGK